The genomic stretch AATGGTGAGCAAAAGACAATCAGAAGTTGGAACCTGGATACCAAGGCTTTAGTGTCCTCTCCTGCGGCCGAGTCTGGGTAGGAAAGCTCCTTGTCTGAGACAGTCTCCCATTTTTATAGAGTTTAGAGGTTGGGAGTGGAATGGAAAGGTTCATTTAACTCTAAAGTCTCTCCCAGAATGAAATGTATATGCTTTTAGTGAATATTAAACACTCAATATAAATATTGAACACATCTTGTGTGTAGCAAATCGCAAGCAATGTGCCCTCAAAATTATagtacaaaatacaaaacaattttaGAGCTCAAATTTTGTAAGGAGTAGTTTCTGGAATTTTAGATATTAAGGAAAATATCAAATGTGGAAAATGATGTTGACAATATCactgaaaaaatgtaaatatataaaatacattacatTTGAATGTGTCTAAGTGTTTCTAAGTGTCTTTTGATTTTAAAtctattaattcttttttcaccctctcattttctattttatttttttaacttttttttaaagattttatttatttgacagagagaaatcacaagtagatggagaggcaggcagagagagagagagggaagcaggctccctgcctagcagagagcccgatgcgggactcgatcccaggaccctgagatcatgacctgagccgaagacagcggctcaacccactgagccacccaggcgcccctcattttctattttaattacctCTACCTAAATCcaatttttcatcctttttcaaCTCTTAGTTTCTCTCCAAAATCTTCCTTGATTATTCCTAACTTCACTAATCTCTTTTCTGAATTTCCCAACAAGAGAAATGAGTCTCTAATACCCGAcaggtattttaaaaactcttgctcgttaagtactttttttaaaaaattttttaaatttattttcagcgtaacagtactcattgtttttgtaccacatccagtgctccatgcaatccatgccctctccaatacccaccacctggttcccccaacctcccacccgcttGTTAAGTACTTTAATTGAACATTTCCTTCTTCCCACTGGAATACAAATGCTGGATATAGTGAAGTATATGAGATTACAAAAGAAGCAATAGCTAGATGGTAAACACTGGCTTAGGAGCCAACAGGCAGGGAACAAAGTGAAGTGGGATCCTCTTCCTCAGTGGAAACCATTTGTGAAGAATAAAGTTGGTTGTATAAGAGGGATTAAAAAGGAAGTTCTGGGCCCCAGCCTAAATGAatctggctcagttggaaaaaaaaaatctttttgcaaTCATTTGAACATGGGAGGGCCTAAGACTGAGTCATTGTGATATGGGAATTCAGCCAATGATTGGAGCAAAAAGGGCAAGCTCTCATGAAACCAAATGCTTTGTCACCTCTTGGCAGGGAAGAGAGGACCCCTGGACATGCGTCCTCCAGGGGGAGGGTGCTGATCTCGCTGGAGGAATGCTGAGGGCTCAAAAATGTCATTGTTTGTCTTCAATGATGATTTCATGCTCCAGTGTTGTTTTAGTGGTCTCCATGGGGGATGGAGACACCTTGGCAGGGGAGCTTTGGTTGGGCAAAGGGGTAGGAGATCCAGGCAGGGTTGATAAGGCAGGAGATGGGGTAGAACCAGGGAGGCAGGTGACACGATTTGACTTTCCATCTGCGTGAATGATGATGGTTGTACCGTTGACGGGCTTGCTGAAGTGGACAAAATATAAGACCAGAACCACAAGTGTTGTGGCAATTAGACAGGCCAGGAGACACACCagaaatgttttccagagtgaccatGGTTTTGCTGTAACCTGTAATGAATTATGAAAGTGAATATTTCAGCAAATGAGATAGTAGTGACATAGGCAGCTGATTTCAGTTAGAATAAGGCTAATCTGTTTCATTACTCCAAATTCTATAATTTCAGTTACAGTTTATTAGCTGTCTCtttcattccctccctctctctctctgtctcacacacagaCACGACTTGTCCACAAATCCATGAGGACAAAGTGTTCCCTCTGAATTACACCTTTGTACTAAAGCAATAAGGCATCATCTCATATGCAAATAGATTGCCTCTGGAATATATTACTGTTAAGTTATGATCAGCTACTAACATcacaatataaattaaattatctaGTTAGTCCTCATTGctaaaaaaaagtgatgaaaatGTATATCAAAACATTCAGATTGGTTACCTTTGAGTGACGGAAAATTGCAGGTGTTCTTTTGCTCATTGTTAGCTCCTATTTTCATATTACAtactgaaattttatatttagaaaaatatttttaaaataatttttatgtcttaTACATAAGAGACCTTTCACTGAGCTTGGAAAGATATCAAAATAGAACACGTATTAGCGCTGGTATGGGGTAGGGTCTTCAAGGAATAGAATGAAACCCTGATAAACTGTTGGGGGCCGTGGGTCCCTGTTGTCACCAGGAGCTTGTGGACTGGCAGCACAGGAGAAGTGCAGAGCAGTCAAAGGGCATGGGGCCAACACGGGGTTAGAGGACTCAAGAGCCCTGCAGGGAGTCTGTGGAGCAGAGTCCCGGTGCTCCAGGACTGCTAAAGacaccccacctccccccagtcCCCAAATCTTACCCACTGCGGCTGGAGGGTCCCCGTGGGCAATCTACAACCACAGTGGGTTCCTTCATTCGAACAGTATGGATTTCTGGGCAACtgcagagaaataatttttaaataaataaataaacaaacaagtcaTTGTTAAAGATGAAGAAAGTTTTATCTGGGAACATAAACAAATGAAGCTCATATAAATAATGTGAATCCAACATGTGTTAAAGGAAGAACCAACCAAGTTCTAGAAGAATCTGAAACTCTAATAAATGGTAGGATGATATGAATTGTACAGATACACTTTTCACATCAAATgatcaatgaaaaataaaatgattgattAAACAGATGCCCAAGGAGCATTTTCACAAATTTCAGCATTCAGTCTTGACAAAGGCAGACAATACAAATCTCAAGAACTACAAATAAAATAGACTGACACTGTATTTAACTGTGAAACATTCGGCACATTTCTTTAAAGTCAGGAGGAGTGAAGAACGTCTCCTACCACCAATATTAGGTCATGTTTTTCTAGTTCTCATCAGTGTGTGTGAATAATGGAAATGGGaatataaaattaacttttttttctacATCATATGACTGCTTACAAACAGGATCTCAAATAATCAACCATACAATTTCTCAAAAGGAATAAGAACTCATTGAGTTGGCTGattataaaaagatgaaaagtatATGAAACAGcacttgtttgtgtgtgtgtgtgtgtgtgcgcattgCTGTTCGCAGTAATAAAGCAATATAAAATGGCAAAGCATTTCAAATGCTATAGgacttaaataaagaaaaccacaaCCCTTTACTGAGGCACAAAAAGACAACTTGGATAAACATCCTGTTATAAAAACATTTCAGCAGTATAAGCTCTCAATTCTCTGAGTTTTAATTAATATCTTTATGGGCTTTTTGGAGGAAAAACAGGTAAATTGACAAAAATTTCACAtggcaaaataaaacatttgtaagaataaaattagattggatgggagaggggacaggaagtAGAATATTGGCAGTGATCTTTTTTTCTGGGAGGGATCATgggtggttttttcttttttctttgttattgtcTGTATTTTCCAAGGGCTCTAAAATGGGCAAATAAACTCATAgcaattgtaaaaaaaattttttctacttGTTGTTTTTGGGCACTTAAGAAGTTATAGACTGTCAGATTACAAAAAAAGCGGGAGGGGGCACTCCAAACATTCCTTTCGTGGTTTCAGAAGTCAGTTTcactatttgggtttttttgtttgtttcttttttgggttttttttgtttgtttgcttgattttttttttaaggtagattatctattcatttgacttAATGGAATAAATTGCATAGATTTTGGCATGTGGGGAAATAACATAATTCATACCTAATATATaatgaaaaggagaaggaaataaaatgatgtataTATGATAGTAAAGCGATGACATTTTGTAACTTCCTTGAAATATGAGTCATCCTCTAAAATAAGTTTATGACAGTCTAGTTGCTGAATCCCGAGACTGGTCACAAATATAACCTTCATGTGGCGAAACAATTCTTTTATCAAAGcctatctttctatttatttcttctgaTTCATCTCTTGGTTCTACAATCTCAAGTTGATTTAAAATTCgtttttctggggcgcctgggtggctcagtgggttaaagccattgccttcggctcaggtcatgatcccaggctcctgggatcaagccccatgtcgggctctctgttcagcagggagcctgcttcccctctctcctctgcctgcctctctgcctacttgtgatctctgtcaaataaacaaaatctttaaaaataaataaataaaattcgtTTTTCTTTATCATGAACATAGTAGTAAAGTTTTCTGAAAAGTAATTCCTTATATTGAGATtgtagggtgcctgagtggctcatttggttaagcatctgcctttggctcagataatgatctcagggtcctgggattgagccccgcatcaggctccttgctcagtggggagtctgcttttctctctccttctgttcatgatctcgctctctctttcacttgctcactccctctctcaaataaataaaatctttaacaaaaaatgaggttaaaaaaaataatttaaaaaaatgagattaaatgagaaatgTGAGTTCTATTTCTGATTCTGCCAATAGCTAAGtggactcttctttttttaaaaagagtttatttatttatttgacagagagaaacacagcaagaaaaggagcacaagcaggagtgggaatgcaggcttccagctgagcagggagtctgatgcggggctcaatgccaggaccctgggatcatgacttgaaccgaaggcagaccgctttacaactgagccacccaggcgccctagctaAGTGGACTCTTAATGTTTCAATTCCCCCATATGCAAAATGAAAAGATTTGTTTGAATGAGGAGTGAGACCCCATACACATTccgaaaaatatgatttttatattacTAGATTACTAGATTACTCTATTTTCAGCATAAGTCTCCCTGTGAGACATTTTCTATAAATTACtactttaaatacatataaataggtCAATGAAAATAGGTATTTTCATTGGATCAAAATATATcgtaataaataataacataaacaatataaaataaacataaatatcaataaatattaatatgtgcTATAAACAACATTCCAAATAATTTACTAAAACTTTTATCTAGAGGTACCTtatatataaatgtcaaaattcagcaaaatatcaaaatttaggCAAAAAGTCTAATGCATAGTTCCCAATGATATGAAAAGCAGTATCTGGCATATTAAATAACCCCTCTGGACACTTGTGATTGCTGGTAATAACATCTCAGATTCCATTCACCCTACAATAGcaaaatcagaaaaatgcaagCTAACTTT from Neovison vison isolate M4711 chromosome 3, ASM_NN_V1, whole genome shotgun sequence encodes the following:
- the LOC122901916 gene encoding dynactin-associated protein-like, with product MHGDRHHAEDIEQSPVELLPRNPYCSNEGTHCGCRLPTGTLQPQWVTAKPWSLWKTFLVCLLACLIATTLVVLVLYFVHFSKPVNGTTIIIHADGKSNRVTCLPGSTPSPALSTLPGSPTPLPNQSSPAKVSPSPMETTKTTLEHEIIIEDKQ